The Mytilus edulis chromosome 12, xbMytEdul2.2, whole genome shotgun sequence genome contains a region encoding:
- the LOC139498539 gene encoding trace amine-associated receptor 4-like isoform X1, with protein MYKIEMANFTTSNTTAPKACHAWIKGELAGVNVTLDLLNEQLVRRNYGGIAILVCFSVFGLLGNVHVLYIYSRQYKKSNYRIFVLFLAILDVINCTIVAPLVIVYLFFPLTFPSDIFCKVFRTILYFVSISSTLSLVAIAIDRFRKICHPFRDQFGTGQVKLLCVGSLVVGALLTWPAPILWGLSTVQSGIPGITGQRCFTSDNFKSYKINFQGLYNATLILFYFIVSGTLVVIYIHIGRHIRINNKFRDTQRRNTLKSEEEVAKAAGNSARKSTITLCAVTITYVLSALPHHLLATLIFLVPNFDCNLSLLGSQLYYTFIWSYFVNSVVNPLIYGIRDRKFRFAVKRIYRRFGSGTETLSTSG; from the exons ATGTATAAAAT AGAAATGGCTAACTTCACAACATCAAATACAACTGCACCGAAAGCTTGCCATGCTTGGATTAAGGGTGAATTGGCGGGAGTTAATGTCACATTGGATTTACTTAATGAACAACTTGTACGACGTAATTATGGTGGAATAGCAATACTTGTGTGTTTCTCAGTATTTGGACTCCTTGGCAACGTGCATGTGCTATATATTTATTCTAGGCAATATAAGAAATCAAATTACAGAATATTTGTTCTATTTCTTGCCATATTGGATGTCATAAATTGCACGATTGTGGCGCCTCTAGTAATAGTGTACTTATTTTTTCCATTAACTTTCCCATCAGATATATTCTGTAAAGTATTTAGaactattctttattttgtttcaatatcGTCAACGTTATCGTTAGTTGCGATAGCAATTGACAGATTTCGAAAAATATGCCATCCGTTTAGAGATCAATTTGGGACTGGGCAGGTTAAACTTTTATGTGTAGGAAGTTTAGTTGTTGGAGCACTATTAACATGGCCTGCACCAATCTTGTGGGGTCTTAGTACCGTGCAGAGCGGAATTCCAGGAATAACTGGCCAAAGATGCTTCACGTCTGACAACTTCAAAAGctataaaataaattttcaagGATTATACAATGCCACGCtaattttattttacttcattGTATCTGGTACACTAGTCGTTATCTATATTCATATAGGTAGACACATTCGTATAAACAACAAATTTAGAGACACTCAACGGCGAAATACACTCAAATCGGAAGAGGAAGTAGCAAAGGCTGCTGGGAATAGTGCGCGAAAATCAACAATAACACTGTGTGCAGTAACAATTACTTATGTACTAAGTGCTTTACCCCATCATCTCCTTGCTACGCTGATATTTCTTGTTCCGAACTTTGATTGCAATTTAAGTTTGTTAGGGTCGCAGTTGTATTATACTTTTATCTGGTCTTATTTTGTCAATAGTGTCGTAAATCCGCTTATTTATGGTATTAGAGACAGGAAGTTCAGATTTGCAGTAAAGAGAATTTATAGAAGGTTTGGATCTGGAACTGAAACTCTATCTACATCTGGATAA
- the LOC139498539 gene encoding trace amine-associated receptor 4-like isoform X2 has translation MANFTTSNTTAPKACHAWIKGELAGVNVTLDLLNEQLVRRNYGGIAILVCFSVFGLLGNVHVLYIYSRQYKKSNYRIFVLFLAILDVINCTIVAPLVIVYLFFPLTFPSDIFCKVFRTILYFVSISSTLSLVAIAIDRFRKICHPFRDQFGTGQVKLLCVGSLVVGALLTWPAPILWGLSTVQSGIPGITGQRCFTSDNFKSYKINFQGLYNATLILFYFIVSGTLVVIYIHIGRHIRINNKFRDTQRRNTLKSEEEVAKAAGNSARKSTITLCAVTITYVLSALPHHLLATLIFLVPNFDCNLSLLGSQLYYTFIWSYFVNSVVNPLIYGIRDRKFRFAVKRIYRRFGSGTETLSTSG, from the coding sequence ATGGCTAACTTCACAACATCAAATACAACTGCACCGAAAGCTTGCCATGCTTGGATTAAGGGTGAATTGGCGGGAGTTAATGTCACATTGGATTTACTTAATGAACAACTTGTACGACGTAATTATGGTGGAATAGCAATACTTGTGTGTTTCTCAGTATTTGGACTCCTTGGCAACGTGCATGTGCTATATATTTATTCTAGGCAATATAAGAAATCAAATTACAGAATATTTGTTCTATTTCTTGCCATATTGGATGTCATAAATTGCACGATTGTGGCGCCTCTAGTAATAGTGTACTTATTTTTTCCATTAACTTTCCCATCAGATATATTCTGTAAAGTATTTAGaactattctttattttgtttcaatatcGTCAACGTTATCGTTAGTTGCGATAGCAATTGACAGATTTCGAAAAATATGCCATCCGTTTAGAGATCAATTTGGGACTGGGCAGGTTAAACTTTTATGTGTAGGAAGTTTAGTTGTTGGAGCACTATTAACATGGCCTGCACCAATCTTGTGGGGTCTTAGTACCGTGCAGAGCGGAATTCCAGGAATAACTGGCCAAAGATGCTTCACGTCTGACAACTTCAAAAGctataaaataaattttcaagGATTATACAATGCCACGCtaattttattttacttcattGTATCTGGTACACTAGTCGTTATCTATATTCATATAGGTAGACACATTCGTATAAACAACAAATTTAGAGACACTCAACGGCGAAATACACTCAAATCGGAAGAGGAAGTAGCAAAGGCTGCTGGGAATAGTGCGCGAAAATCAACAATAACACTGTGTGCAGTAACAATTACTTATGTACTAAGTGCTTTACCCCATCATCTCCTTGCTACGCTGATATTTCTTGTTCCGAACTTTGATTGCAATTTAAGTTTGTTAGGGTCGCAGTTGTATTATACTTTTATCTGGTCTTATTTTGTCAATAGTGTCGTAAATCCGCTTATTTATGGTATTAGAGACAGGAAGTTCAGATTTGCAGTAAAGAGAATTTATAGAAGGTTTGGATCTGGAACTGAAACTCTATCTACATCTGGATAA